From a single Paraburkholderia sp. FT54 genomic region:
- a CDS encoding porin, which translates to MNKKVLTAATLAVFATAAHAQSSVTLYGLIDAGISYVNNSKTATGHDNLFKYDDGVAQGSRWGLRGTEDLGGGLKALFVLENGFNSGNGTLGQGGALFGRQAYVGLSKDTMGSLTFGRQYSFSTDYLGGNYSTGGQTVAGNYAYHINDVDQLTSSRINNAVKFSSANFAGLTFGAMYGFSNQAGAFAGAPATGTAAAPVAGSSRAYSFGVNYANGPFGVGAAYTDIRYPGQATPAFSTAMANVTTGTVRDLRTFGVGGRYSIGAATLWALYTNTRFEPITGGSTTFAAYEAGAKYAFTPALTAGAGYTYMHLSNANTGHWNQADLSVDYALSKRTDVYALGIYQIASGHNAATGDVQAQIGSSTSYFNTSGTGSDNQLAFRVGIRHKF; encoded by the coding sequence TTGAACAAGAAAGTATTGACCGCCGCTACTCTCGCCGTCTTCGCCACTGCCGCCCACGCACAAAGCAGTGTCACGCTGTATGGCTTGATCGATGCCGGTATCAGCTACGTGAACAACTCGAAGACCGCAACGGGTCACGACAACCTCTTCAAATACGACGACGGCGTTGCACAAGGCAGCCGTTGGGGCCTGCGCGGCACGGAAGACCTGGGTGGCGGCCTGAAGGCGCTGTTCGTGTTGGAAAACGGCTTTAACAGCGGCAACGGCACGCTGGGCCAGGGCGGCGCGCTGTTCGGCCGTCAGGCCTATGTCGGTCTGTCGAAGGACACTATGGGCTCGCTGACGTTCGGCCGCCAGTACTCGTTTTCGACGGACTATCTGGGCGGCAACTACTCGACCGGCGGCCAGACCGTCGCGGGTAACTACGCTTACCACATCAACGACGTCGACCAGCTGACGTCGAGCCGTATCAACAACGCAGTCAAGTTCAGCAGCGCGAATTTCGCGGGCCTGACCTTCGGCGCGATGTACGGCTTCTCGAACCAGGCTGGCGCATTCGCCGGCGCACCGGCAACCGGCACGGCCGCTGCACCGGTCGCGGGTTCGTCGCGTGCTTATAGCTTCGGCGTGAACTACGCAAACGGCCCGTTCGGCGTCGGCGCGGCTTACACGGACATCCGCTACCCGGGTCAGGCAACGCCGGCGTTCTCGACGGCCATGGCCAACGTGACGACGGGCACCGTGCGCGACCTGCGTACGTTCGGCGTCGGCGGCCGTTACTCGATCGGCGCAGCCACGCTGTGGGCGTTGTACACGAACACGCGCTTCGAGCCGATCACGGGCGGTTCGACGACGTTCGCCGCCTATGAAGCAGGCGCGAAGTACGCGTTCACGCCGGCTCTGACGGCAGGCGCGGGCTACACGTACATGCACCTGAGCAACGCCAACACGGGCCACTGGAACCAGGCGGACCTGAGCGTCGATTACGCGCTGAGCAAGCGTACGGACGTGTATGCACTGGGTATCTACCAGATCGCTTCGGGCCACAACGCGGCAACGGGCGATGTGCAGGCGCAGATCGGTTCGAGCACGAGCTACTTCAACACGTCGGGCACGGGTTCGGATAACCAGCTGGCGTTCCGCGTCGGTATCCGTCACAAGTTCTAA
- a CDS encoding OsmC family protein gives MNANAQTKEANIVNGLNVDDLFSLIEGVKGDASKATTSWRVATTWQGQTRSHSEVKGFALGGQDVSRRFTIDIDEPRELGGSNQFANPQEHLIAALNACMTVGYAAQCAVRGITLESLQIETEGDIDLRGFLGIDPNVANGYESLRYTVRIKGSGTREQFAEIHDAVMATSPNFYNLANAVPLKSTLLVG, from the coding sequence ATGAATGCCAATGCGCAGACCAAAGAAGCCAATATCGTCAACGGCCTGAACGTCGACGACCTGTTCTCACTGATCGAGGGCGTCAAGGGCGATGCATCGAAAGCCACCACCAGCTGGCGCGTTGCCACGACCTGGCAGGGGCAGACCCGGAGTCACTCCGAGGTAAAGGGGTTTGCGCTCGGAGGGCAGGACGTGTCGCGTCGATTCACGATCGATATCGACGAGCCTCGCGAACTCGGCGGGTCGAACCAGTTCGCCAATCCTCAGGAGCATCTGATCGCGGCGCTGAACGCTTGCATGACGGTGGGCTACGCGGCGCAGTGCGCTGTTCGCGGGATCACGCTCGAATCTCTGCAGATCGAAACCGAGGGTGACATCGACCTCAGAGGATTTCTCGGGATCGACCCGAACGTGGCAAACGGCTACGAGAGCCTGCGTTACACCGTTCGTATCAAGGGCAGCGGTACCAGGGAACAGTTCGCTGAAATCCACGATGCTGTCATGGCCACATCTCCCAACTTCTACAATCTGGCGAATGCCGTCCCCCTGAAATCCACGCTTCTGGTCGGGTGA
- a CDS encoding efflux transporter outer membrane subunit translates to MIDVDQRSVRLRRLCVALCGCAAVAGCMVGPDYRSPPAPATDSYTASPLPEQTASSPGTAGLPQRFVPGQDIPAAWWALFHCEPLDTLIRQALVNSPNIAAAQAALRQARENFSAQAGGTLLPSVDAQLGATREKLNGISFGQPGLVDEFNLYNASVNVSYKLDVFGGARRELEALHAQVDYQRFQLQAAYLAISANMVTAAVKEASLRAQIEATERIAAEEDEQLGVLGKQFELGGVGRTAVLAQQTLLAQTRATLPPLQQQLDQVRHQLAVLAGNLPSETALPEFRLEMFSLPETLPVSLPSALVQQRPDILAADAVLHQASAQIGVATAAMYPQITLSASYGAEALTPAQVFKAGSTIWSLGAGLLQPVFHGGQLSAQKRAAEAAYEQADAQYRETVLLAFQNVADSLRALDHDATGLKAQTDAWRAANDSLELTRGQYRVGGVSYLALLDAQRQYQQTVVSLAQAQAARYADTAALFQALGGGWWSAAAPATAATTH, encoded by the coding sequence ATGATCGACGTTGACCAGCGTAGTGTCCGGCTGCGGCGCCTGTGCGTCGCGCTATGCGGCTGCGCCGCAGTGGCCGGCTGCATGGTCGGTCCCGACTACCGCTCTCCCCCCGCGCCGGCTACCGACTCCTATACCGCTTCGCCGCTGCCCGAGCAGACCGCCTCTTCTCCGGGAACGGCCGGCTTGCCGCAACGCTTCGTCCCGGGACAGGACATTCCCGCCGCCTGGTGGGCGCTCTTTCATTGCGAGCCGCTCGATACGCTGATCCGTCAGGCACTCGTCAATAGTCCGAACATCGCGGCGGCGCAAGCGGCCCTTCGGCAGGCACGCGAAAACTTCTCGGCGCAAGCCGGCGGCACGCTTCTGCCCAGCGTGGACGCGCAACTTGGCGCCACGCGCGAAAAATTGAACGGCATCTCATTCGGCCAGCCCGGACTCGTCGATGAGTTCAATCTCTACAACGCGTCGGTGAACGTGTCGTACAAACTCGATGTATTCGGCGGCGCACGACGCGAACTCGAAGCGTTGCACGCGCAAGTCGATTACCAGCGCTTCCAGTTGCAGGCCGCCTATCTCGCGATATCCGCCAACATGGTGACCGCGGCCGTCAAGGAAGCGTCGCTGCGCGCCCAGATCGAGGCAACCGAGCGCATCGCCGCGGAAGAAGACGAACAACTGGGCGTACTCGGCAAGCAGTTCGAACTGGGGGGCGTGGGCCGCACGGCGGTGCTCGCGCAGCAGACCCTGTTGGCGCAGACCCGCGCAACGCTGCCGCCGCTGCAACAGCAACTCGATCAGGTGCGTCACCAGCTCGCCGTGCTGGCGGGCAACTTGCCCAGCGAAACCGCGTTGCCCGAATTCAGGCTCGAGATGTTTTCGTTACCCGAGACGCTGCCTGTGAGCCTGCCGTCGGCGCTGGTACAGCAGCGGCCCGACATTCTCGCCGCCGACGCGGTGCTGCATCAGGCCAGCGCGCAAATCGGCGTAGCCACCGCCGCGATGTATCCGCAGATCACGCTGTCCGCCAGCTACGGCGCCGAGGCTCTGACGCCGGCCCAGGTGTTCAAGGCGGGCAGCACCATCTGGAGCCTCGGCGCCGGCCTGCTGCAACCGGTGTTCCATGGCGGACAACTGAGCGCGCAGAAGCGCGCGGCCGAAGCGGCATACGAGCAGGCCGATGCGCAATACCGCGAAACGGTCCTGCTGGCGTTCCAGAACGTCGCGGACTCGCTGCGCGCGCTCGATCACGACGCGACCGGCCTGAAGGCGCAGACGGATGCCTGGCGTGCCGCCAACGACTCACTGGAACTGACGCGTGGGCAGTATCGCGTCGGCGGGGTGAGCTATCTGGCGCTTCTCGATGCCCAACGCCAATACCAGCAAACGGTGGTGAGCCTCGCGCAGGCGCAGGCAGCCCGCTACGCCGACACCGCGGCCCTCTTCCAGGCGCTCGGTGGCGGCTGGTGGAGCGCCGCCGCGCCGGCCACCGCCGCGACGACGCATTGA
- a CDS encoding efflux RND transporter periplasmic adaptor subunit — translation MTERKPMAKRMAIMLICVGLLLAALVGFNMFRTHMFARFMAGNAAPPATVSAIVAGYQQWQPQLAAVGSLRAVRGVDVTTEVAGLVREVAFRSGQEAKAGQVLIRLNADSDVALLQSLQAAAELAQTVYTRDKAQYDIKAIAMAQLDADAADLKGKKAQVAQQVALVDKKTIRAPFAGRLGITTINPGQYLNPGDAIVTLQAIDPIYADFSLPQQQLGQLAIGQTIAVDTNAYSGQTFVGKIQSVSPKVDSTTRNVQIEASVDNHERKLLPGMYANVKIDAGAGQRYLTLPQTAITYNPYGATVFIVKPGAQANAQGKALPVAQQVFVTPGPTRGDQVAILKGVDAGTQVVTSGQLKLKNGTPLVINNSVQPADNPNPAPQEQ, via the coding sequence ATGACCGAACGAAAACCGATGGCAAAGCGGATGGCGATCATGCTGATCTGTGTCGGCCTGCTGCTGGCCGCGCTCGTCGGCTTCAACATGTTCCGCACGCATATGTTCGCCAGATTCATGGCGGGCAACGCGGCGCCGCCCGCCACCGTGTCGGCGATCGTCGCCGGCTATCAGCAGTGGCAACCGCAGCTTGCGGCGGTCGGCAGCCTGCGCGCCGTGCGCGGCGTCGATGTCACCACCGAAGTCGCGGGCCTCGTGCGCGAGGTGGCGTTCCGCTCGGGGCAGGAAGCGAAAGCCGGGCAAGTTCTTATCAGACTCAATGCCGACAGCGACGTGGCGCTGCTCCAGTCGCTCCAGGCAGCCGCGGAACTCGCGCAGACGGTCTACACGCGCGACAAGGCGCAATACGACATCAAGGCGATCGCCATGGCGCAACTCGACGCGGACGCCGCCGACCTGAAGGGCAAGAAGGCGCAAGTCGCGCAACAGGTCGCGCTCGTCGACAAGAAGACCATCCGCGCACCGTTTGCGGGGCGCCTCGGCATCACCACGATCAATCCAGGGCAATACCTCAATCCGGGCGATGCGATCGTCACACTGCAGGCGATCGATCCGATCTACGCCGATTTCTCCCTGCCGCAGCAGCAGCTCGGCCAACTCGCGATCGGCCAGACCATCGCGGTCGACACCAATGCCTACAGCGGGCAAACCTTCGTGGGCAAGATCCAGTCGGTCAGCCCGAAAGTCGACAGCACTACGCGCAACGTGCAGATCGAGGCCAGCGTGGACAATCACGAGCGCAAGCTGCTGCCGGGCATGTACGCGAACGTGAAGATCGACGCGGGCGCCGGACAGCGCTACCTGACGCTGCCGCAGACCGCCATCACCTACAACCCTTATGGCGCGACCGTGTTCATCGTCAAGCCGGGCGCGCAGGCCAACGCGCAGGGCAAGGCGCTGCCCGTCGCGCAGCAGGTGTTCGTCACGCCTGGCCCGACGCGCGGCGATCAGGTCGCGATCCTCAAAGGTGTCGACGCCGGCACGCAGGTCGTGACGAGCGGACAGCTCAAACTCAAGAACGGCACGCCGCTCGTCATCAACAACAGCGTGCAGCCGGCGGACAATCCGAACCCGGCGCCTCAGGAACAATAG
- a CDS encoding efflux RND transporter permease subunit: MTFTDLFIRRPVLASVVSLLILVLGLRSLAALKVSQYPQTENAVVTITTAYYGANADTMAGFITQPLEAAIAQAQGIDYMSSTSSTGVSTITATLRLNYDANRALTEINTQIGSVRNQLPPQAQQPVLTIQTGQTTDAMYMGFYSDVLPSNNVTDYLLRVIKPKLDSIEGVQTAEILGGRQFALRAWLDATRLAAHGVTAADIFTALGNNNYLATLGTTKGQMVSVDLNAGTDLHTVNDFKQLVIKQKNGAIVRLEDVANVVLGADSYDFNVAFSGKRSVFIGIKVAPDANILDVAKRVKAIFPGLQKQFPTGMTGEIVYDATDFVNTAIVEVIKTLVEALLIVSAVIFLFLGSLRAVIVPLIAMPLSLIGTFFVMQLLGYSINLLTLLALVLAIGLVVDDAIIVVENVDRHMKEEGKAPLDAALIAARELGGPILAMTVVLIAVYAPIGFQGGLTGALFTEFAFSLAGAVTVSGVIALTLSPMMCSRFFRAEQESGRFARFVDRQFERVHRGYGRLLHATLDTWPVFTVMGALLLGGTVYLFMTSKSELAPQEDQGIVLSQIQGPPNATIQQMQTYADQVFDISKALPEYAQMFQLTGAPTVNQGIGGVLFKTWDQRSKGATALQQELQQKWNEIAGARVAAFQFPPLPGSQGLPVQFVISTTEPFENLNEVSQAVLQKARASGMFFFVDSDLKLDKPEAVLVVDRDKVASLGLSQSDVGQALGSALGGGYVNYFSIAGRSYKVIPQVLQTDRLNPSQVLDYYLRTPDGSVMPASTIAHLEHNVVPESINHFQQLNSATISGVIVPGVSQGEVLDFLRTATAQAAPAGYSADYSGQSRQFVQESGGFVITLMFATIIVFLALAAQFESFRDPVVILISVPMALFGALIFINIGLTTLNIYTQVGLVTLMGLVSKHGILIVQFANELQHAGRSKREALEEAAGVRLRPILMTTAAMVLGVLPLVVASGAGAAGRNAMGLVIFTGLSIGTLFTLFVVPAMYMFLAADHHRDTAAPRAG, from the coding sequence ATGACCTTCACCGATCTCTTCATCCGGCGGCCCGTGCTTGCCTCGGTCGTCAGCCTGCTGATCCTCGTGCTCGGACTGCGCTCGCTGGCCGCCCTGAAAGTCAGCCAGTATCCGCAAACCGAAAACGCCGTCGTGACGATCACCACGGCCTACTATGGCGCGAACGCCGATACCATGGCCGGCTTCATCACGCAGCCGCTCGAGGCGGCGATCGCCCAGGCGCAAGGCATCGACTACATGTCGTCGACGAGCAGCACCGGCGTGTCGACCATTACCGCGACGCTGCGCCTGAACTACGACGCGAACCGCGCGCTGACCGAGATCAACACGCAGATCGGCTCGGTACGCAACCAGTTACCGCCGCAGGCGCAGCAGCCGGTACTGACGATACAGACCGGGCAGACCACCGACGCGATGTACATGGGCTTCTACAGCGACGTGCTGCCGAGCAACAACGTCACGGATTACCTGTTGCGCGTCATCAAGCCCAAGCTCGATTCGATCGAAGGCGTGCAGACCGCGGAAATCCTCGGCGGCCGGCAGTTCGCGCTGCGCGCGTGGCTCGACGCGACACGTCTCGCCGCCCACGGCGTGACGGCCGCCGACATCTTCACGGCGCTCGGCAACAACAACTACCTCGCGACACTCGGCACGACCAAGGGGCAAATGGTCAGCGTCGATCTGAACGCCGGCACCGACCTCCACACTGTGAACGACTTCAAGCAACTCGTCATCAAGCAGAAGAACGGCGCGATCGTGCGCCTCGAAGACGTCGCGAACGTCGTGCTCGGCGCCGACAGCTACGACTTCAACGTCGCGTTCAGCGGCAAGCGTTCGGTGTTCATCGGCATCAAGGTCGCGCCGGACGCCAACATTCTCGATGTCGCCAAGCGCGTGAAAGCCATCTTTCCCGGGCTGCAGAAGCAGTTTCCAACCGGCATGACGGGAGAGATCGTTTATGACGCAACGGATTTCGTCAACACGGCCATCGTCGAAGTCATCAAGACGCTGGTCGAGGCGCTGCTGATCGTCAGCGCGGTGATTTTCCTGTTCCTCGGCAGCTTGCGCGCGGTCATCGTGCCGCTGATTGCCATGCCGTTGTCGCTCATCGGCACGTTCTTCGTGATGCAATTGCTCGGCTATTCGATCAATCTGCTGACGCTGCTCGCGCTCGTGCTCGCGATCGGACTTGTGGTGGACGACGCGATCATCGTGGTCGAAAACGTCGATCGTCACATGAAGGAGGAAGGCAAGGCGCCCCTCGATGCCGCGCTGATCGCCGCGCGCGAACTCGGCGGACCGATTCTCGCGATGACCGTCGTGCTGATCGCCGTGTATGCGCCGATCGGTTTTCAGGGCGGCCTGACCGGCGCCCTCTTCACCGAGTTCGCATTCTCGCTGGCCGGCGCGGTGACGGTGTCCGGCGTGATCGCCCTTACGCTGTCGCCGATGATGTGCTCGCGCTTCTTTCGCGCGGAGCAGGAGTCGGGGCGCTTCGCGCGCTTCGTCGACCGCCAGTTCGAACGCGTTCATCGCGGCTACGGCCGCCTGTTGCACGCGACGCTCGACACCTGGCCCGTGTTCACCGTGATGGGCGCGCTGCTGCTCGGCGGCACGGTCTACCTGTTCATGACGTCGAAATCGGAGCTCGCGCCGCAGGAGGATCAGGGAATCGTACTGTCCCAGATCCAGGGGCCGCCGAACGCGACCATCCAGCAGATGCAGACGTACGCGGACCAGGTATTCGACATATCCAAAGCCTTGCCTGAATACGCGCAGATGTTCCAGCTCACGGGCGCGCCGACAGTCAACCAGGGGATCGGCGGCGTGCTGTTCAAGACATGGGACCAGCGCAGCAAGGGCGCGACCGCGTTGCAGCAGGAATTGCAGCAGAAATGGAATGAGATTGCCGGGGCGCGCGTCGCGGCGTTCCAGTTTCCGCCGCTGCCGGGCTCGCAGGGCTTGCCGGTGCAGTTCGTCATCAGCACGACCGAGCCTTTCGAGAACCTCAACGAAGTATCGCAGGCCGTCCTGCAAAAAGCCCGCGCGAGCGGCATGTTTTTCTTCGTCGACAGCGATCTCAAGCTCGATAAGCCGGAAGCCGTGCTCGTCGTCGACCGCGACAAGGTGGCCTCGCTCGGGCTCTCGCAGAGCGACGTCGGGCAGGCGCTCGGTTCGGCGCTCGGGGGCGGCTATGTCAACTACTTCTCGATCGCCGGGCGTTCGTACAAGGTGATTCCGCAGGTATTGCAGACGGACCGCCTGAATCCTTCGCAGGTGCTCGATTACTACCTGCGCACGCCAGACGGCAGTGTCATGCCGGCTTCGACCATTGCGCATCTCGAACACAACGTGGTGCCGGAATCGATCAACCATTTCCAGCAACTCAACTCGGCGACGATCTCTGGCGTGATCGTGCCGGGCGTATCACAAGGGGAGGTTCTCGACTTTCTGCGCACGGCGACCGCGCAAGCCGCGCCCGCGGGTTATTCGGCGGATTACTCGGGGCAATCGCGGCAGTTCGTGCAGGAGTCCGGCGGTTTCGTCATCACGCTGATGTTCGCGACGATCATCGTGTTCCTGGCGCTCGCGGCACAATTCGAAAGTTTCCGCGATCCGGTCGTGATCCTGATTTCGGTGCCGATGGCGCTCTTCGGCGCGCTCATCTTCATCAATATCGGCTTGACGACGCTGAACATCTACACGCAGGTCGGGCTCGTCACGCTGATGGGGCTCGTCAGCAAGCACGGCATTCTGATCGTCCAGTTCGCCAACGAACTGCAACACGCCGGCAGATCGAAGCGCGAAGCGCTGGAAGAAGCCGCCGGCGTGCGGCTGCGCCCGATTCTGATGACGACGGCGGCGATGGTGCTCGGCGTCCTGCCGCTCGTGGTCGCCTCAGGAGCAGGCGCCGCAGGCCGCAATGCGATGGGCCTCGTGATCTTCACGGGGCTGTCGATCGGCACGCTCTTCACCTTGTTCGTGGTGCCCGCGATGTATATGTTTCTCGCGGCCGATCATCATCGGGACACCGCGGCACCGCGGGCCGGTTAG
- a CDS encoding class II aldolase/adducin family protein yields the protein MQTTQLSDPALESRAARSARSVSEQHVREELAALYRLVAHFRMTDMIDTHITARLPSASGEPAAFLINRYGVLFHEMRASDLVKIDHQGKVIDARAHAEPALFRVNAAGFTIHSAIHAARDDLHFVIHTHTAAGTAVSAQEQGLLPISQHALKFYGKLGYHDYEGIALELGERERLVRDLGTCKAMILRNHGLLAAGATAAEAFHEIYFLERACQAQIQALAGGSALRIPPREVCELTASQFDREDSAEIAELAWQAALRLIDDPKSDYRG from the coding sequence ATGCAAACGACGCAATTATCCGACCCTGCGCTGGAATCGCGCGCCGCACGCAGCGCGCGATCCGTTAGCGAGCAGCATGTGCGGGAAGAACTGGCCGCGCTGTACCGGCTGGTCGCGCATTTCCGCATGACGGACATGATCGACACGCACATTACCGCCCGTCTGCCGAGCGCGTCGGGTGAGCCAGCCGCCTTCCTGATCAATCGCTATGGCGTCCTGTTCCACGAGATGCGCGCGTCGGATCTGGTGAAGATCGATCATCAGGGCAAGGTCATCGACGCGCGCGCACACGCCGAGCCCGCGTTGTTCCGCGTGAACGCCGCGGGTTTCACGATCCACTCGGCCATTCACGCCGCGCGCGACGACCTGCACTTCGTGATCCACACGCACACGGCGGCCGGCACCGCTGTATCCGCACAGGAACAAGGCCTGCTGCCGATCAGTCAGCATGCGTTGAAGTTCTACGGCAAGCTCGGCTACCACGATTACGAAGGCATCGCACTGGAACTCGGCGAACGCGAACGTCTGGTCCGCGATCTCGGCACCTGCAAGGCGATGATCCTGCGCAATCACGGACTGCTGGCAGCCGGCGCCACGGCCGCCGAAGCATTCCATGAGATCTACTTTCTCGAACGTGCCTGTCAGGCGCAGATTCAGGCGCTGGCCGGCGGCAGCGCATTGCGCATCCCGCCGCGCGAAGTCTGTGAACTGACCGCGAGCCAGTTCGATCGCGAGGATTCGGCGGAAATCGCGGAGCTGGCGTGGCAAGCCGCGCTCCGTTTGATCGACGACCCGAAATCCGATTACCGCGGCTAG
- a CDS encoding MetQ/NlpA family ABC transporter substrate-binding protein — MQRRIIIQNLLAIAAVSLTATFAHADDKQLKIGTMSGPDAQIWSVVTKVAAREGLNVKVIEFNDYIQPNAALDAGDLDANGFQHQPFLDSQIRQRGYRIVNVGLTYVSPMGFYSKKLKSLKDLPEGAKVGIQNDPSNGNRALLLLQKYGVIKLKPGVGTNGVNATPLDVAENPKKIRLVELDAAQLPRALGDLDAASINTDYAVKAGLQPTQDAIAIEDLKGPYANLIAVREKDRNQPWVKKLVAAYESDEVRKYIDTQFKGAIIPAF; from the coding sequence ATGCAACGCCGGATAATCATCCAGAATCTGCTCGCTATCGCCGCCGTCTCGCTGACGGCCACGTTCGCGCACGCGGACGACAAACAACTCAAGATCGGCACGATGAGCGGTCCGGACGCGCAAATCTGGTCGGTCGTGACGAAAGTGGCGGCGCGCGAAGGATTGAACGTCAAGGTCATCGAATTCAACGATTACATTCAGCCGAACGCGGCGCTCGACGCGGGCGACCTCGACGCCAACGGTTTTCAGCACCAGCCGTTTCTCGACAGCCAGATCAGGCAGCGCGGCTACAGGATCGTCAACGTCGGCCTGACCTACGTGTCGCCAATGGGTTTCTATTCGAAGAAACTCAAGTCGCTCAAGGACTTGCCGGAAGGCGCGAAGGTCGGCATCCAGAACGATCCGTCGAACGGCAACCGCGCGCTGCTGCTTCTGCAGAAGTACGGCGTGATCAAGCTGAAGCCGGGCGTCGGCACGAACGGAGTGAACGCGACGCCGCTCGATGTCGCTGAGAATCCGAAGAAGATCAGGCTGGTCGAACTCGATGCCGCGCAGTTGCCGCGCGCGCTCGGCGACCTCGACGCGGCGTCGATCAATACCGACTACGCGGTCAAGGCCGGCCTGCAGCCGACCCAGGACGCGATCGCGATCGAGGACCTCAAAGGCCCGTACGCGAATCTGATCGCGGTGCGCGAGAAGGACCGCAATCAGCCGTGGGTGAAGAAGCTGGTGGCGGCGTATGAGTCGGACGAAGTGCGCAAGTACATCGATACGCAATTCAAAGGCGCGATCATTCCGGCTTTCTGA
- a CDS encoding ANTAR domain-containing protein: MKWTADSLAILRDLRSLKVVVIHPQDQDGDELLAQLHRIGCDVTVCWPTLDCLPFGTGLVLMAMRPETLSADFPWLGTSLSPPVIPVVTCENPITVEAVLRLNALTTIPSPVRSFGLLTAIAVALTQCQALRVRDRYIERLEKKQAKVRVVQQATQILMERRGVSEEHAYQSLRSKAMLKREPIEVVASDIVKAHETLTL, encoded by the coding sequence ATGAAGTGGACTGCGGATAGCCTGGCGATCCTTCGCGATTTGCGCTCGCTGAAAGTTGTTGTGATTCATCCGCAAGATCAGGACGGCGACGAGCTTCTAGCTCAACTCCATCGCATTGGATGCGACGTGACGGTCTGCTGGCCGACACTCGACTGCTTGCCCTTCGGAACCGGCCTCGTGCTGATGGCAATGCGCCCCGAAACCCTCTCGGCCGATTTTCCTTGGCTCGGAACCAGCCTATCGCCGCCCGTGATTCCGGTGGTGACCTGCGAAAATCCGATCACCGTTGAAGCAGTGCTGCGCCTGAACGCGCTGACGACGATACCGTCGCCAGTGCGTTCATTCGGATTGCTGACGGCGATTGCGGTGGCGCTGACGCAATGTCAGGCATTGCGGGTGCGCGATCGATACATCGAGCGGCTCGAGAAGAAGCAGGCGAAGGTTCGAGTGGTCCAGCAGGCCACGCAGATCCTGATGGAAAGGCGCGGTGTGTCGGAAGAGCACGCGTATCAGTCGCTACGCTCAAAGGCGATGCTCAAGCGCGAGCCAATCGAGGTGGTGGCAAGCGACATTGTCAAGGCGCACGAAACGCTGACTCTTTAG
- a CDS encoding SDR family oxidoreductase, translated as MDLKLNGLKALVTGGTKGIGRAIAQTLATEGAHVALCARDGAAVEQTVAGIVQATRGAVKVCGASVDVSNGPALQAWTREAAAQLGGIDIVVANVSALSIGNDLESWRKEFETDLMGTVNLVDAALPFLEASKAASIIAISSVSGREIDFAAGPYGTFKAALIHYMQGLAYHLAPKGIRANAVSPGNVYFEGGVWDHIEHNDPKLFAEALALNPSGRMARPQEIANAVAFVASPAASFVSGANLVVDGALTRGVQL; from the coding sequence ATGGATCTGAAACTCAACGGTTTGAAGGCACTTGTTACCGGCGGCACCAAAGGTATCGGCCGCGCCATTGCGCAAACGCTGGCCACCGAAGGCGCGCACGTCGCGCTTTGCGCGCGTGATGGCGCCGCCGTCGAACAGACGGTGGCCGGCATCGTGCAGGCCACCCGTGGTGCGGTCAAGGTGTGCGGCGCCTCGGTCGACGTTTCCAACGGTCCCGCGTTACAGGCCTGGACCCGCGAAGCCGCCGCGCAACTGGGCGGAATCGACATCGTGGTCGCCAATGTGAGCGCGCTGTCGATCGGCAACGATCTCGAATCGTGGCGCAAGGAGTTCGAAACCGACCTGATGGGCACGGTCAATCTGGTCGATGCCGCGCTACCGTTTCTCGAAGCGAGCAAGGCCGCCTCGATCATCGCGATATCGAGCGTGTCCGGCCGCGAAATCGACTTCGCCGCCGGCCCTTACGGGACCTTCAAGGCGGCGCTGATCCACTACATGCAAGGCCTCGCCTATCACCTCGCGCCGAAGGGCATTCGCGCGAACGCCGTGTCGCCGGGCAACGTCTATTTCGAAGGCGGCGTGTGGGATCACATCGAACACAACGACCCGAAGCTGTTCGCGGAAGCACTCGCGCTGAATCCCAGCGGACGCATGGCGCGCCCGCAGGAGATCGCGAACGCGGTTGCGTTCGTCGCGAGTCCGGCGGCGAGCTTCGTGAGCGGGGCGAATCTCGTCGTGGATGGCGCGCTCACGCGCGGCGTGCAGCTCTAA